The DNA segment AGAGTAAGAAGGGTAAAAGGGGTAAGAAGGGAAATCAGAATTCCAAAATTCATAATTCGGCATTCATAATTCCAGATTCGGATCAACCGTTATCTTTTCCCAGCCGTTTTTAAACCCGCCCTTACCTTCTTTATACCCAAAATAGGCCGCAATTGCAACCATTAAAGCATTATCAGTTGTTAAGTGTAAATCGGGCTGAAAAAATTCTACTTTTCCCAAATTTTTAACTGCCAAGGCCATTTGTTTGCGCAATTCCTTATTTGCAGAAACCCCGCCACCCAAAAGAATTGTCTTAACCTTAAATTCCCGCGCGGCTTTGAGTGTCTTAGCTATCAGAACATCCAGGCAAGCTTGCTGGAAAGCCGCGCACATTCCCCGAATTGCCTCTTTGTCTCTGAACCTCTCTTTGCCCCAGGCCTCCCTAACTGCTGTTTTAAGTCCTGAAAAGGAAAAATCAAAATCCTTAGAATTAATCATTGGCCTTGGTAATTTAAAATATTCTTTATCTGCATTCTCAGCTTTCTCCGCAATGATTGGCCCGCCCGGATAACCAAGCCCTAAAATCTTGGCTACTTTATCAAAAGCCTCGCCCACTGCATCATCTCTAGTTTGTCCAACAGTTTTAAAATTATTTAAATCTTTTAGCAAAACCAAGGAAGTATGCCCGCCGGAAACAACCAAACATAAAGCTGGAAATAAAATTTTTCTAAATTTTCCTTGCTTGCCTTCAATTAAATTTGCCAAAATATGGGCTTTAATATGATTGACTGGAATCAAAGGCTTTTGCCAAACCAAACTTAAAGTTTTTGCGGTTTCTATTCCTACAATTAAAGAAGTTATTAAACCTGGCCCATAAACCACGCCAATGGCCTCAATATCGTTTGATGTAACCTTAGCTTGGGCCAATGCTTTTTCCAAAAGCGGCAAAATGTTTTCCAGATGTTTGCGCGCAGCTACTTCAGGCACAACCCCTCCGTATTTTTTATGAATATTTATCTGCGAAGACACCAAGTTAGCCTGGACTTTAAAGTTCTGGCTCTTGATTTCTAAAATCGCAACTGAGGTTTCGTCGCAAGATGTTTCTATCGCTAATATTTTCATATTTTAATTAAAATCAGTAATTAATTCGGGATAATTAGTAAAAATGTATTTGTAATGTTCTGCATCCGGGATTTTGTGTTTTAAAGGATTATTGTAAATGTATTTTACATGTTCATCAAAATCTTTTTTTCCCCGGATGTAATGGTCGCGGTAAGATTTTTCCCAACGGAATCTGGGGAACTCCAGACCATCTCCATATTTTTCTACAAATTGTTGCCTCAATTGTTTTAAATATTTGTAATGTTCTGCAATTAACTCTTTATAAATTTGATATTTATTATCTTTTTTATTTGAATCTTTATTTAAACTTTTAACGCCTAATGTTTTTCTTTTTTTCTCAAATGAATCTGATCCTCCGTTCAACCGAAGAAGCGATTTGCAAATCGCTTCTTCGGTTTCGTAGCCGAGGATAAAATTTATGTGCCGGGTAATGTGCCGTTTCAAAAACTGCATTATCTTAGGTAAATCCTTAGCGTTTTCGGGCATAAACAAGAGATGAAAATGATGTAAAAGCACAACGAAAGCGTATAACTCTAACTCGTGCATTATTTTGCATAATCTTATATTAGCAATGAATACCTCACAAAAAATCGGCTCTTTGAAAAACTTAATCCAATTTTTAGTATGATTAGTCACAAAATACTCTGCTCCTTCAAAATATATTCTTTTTTGCGATTTATGCCCCATGTAACTTAAAATTATTATCTTAATCTTACTTTAAAATTCCCCTTTTTTCAAGCTTGATTAAAAGCCCATCTTATTATAGAATGAAAGTAATTATCCTTTAAATTGCACCTTAAAACAAATATTTTTAAGAGAGAAACAAAACAAAGGAGAGCCGCCATGAATATTATTCAAGAAAGTTCAAAATGTTCTGGCATAAAACTCAAAATCCAGAACAAGCAGGGCAAGGAAATAGGCAGAGCCTTTTTGTATGTGATGTACAATGATTTACACCTTCAGCCATTTGGTCTTATTGAAGATGTGTTCATTGTCAAAAAAATGCGCGGCCATGGCCATGGAAAAGCGCTTGTGAAACAAGTAATTGAACTAGCAAAAGAAAAAGGTTGCTATAAGCTAATTGCTACCAGCCGACATTCACGATCAAAAGTCCACAAACTCTATATCAAATTGGGTTTTCACGACCAAGGAACAGAATTCCGCTTTGATTTTTGACTTTACGGGACGCAAAAAAATTACTCCCACCCCTGTCTAAAAGGAGGAACTTATCATGAAAAAGCTGAAAAAAATCAGGTTTGCCCTTTACTTCCAATGGCACAAGCTAAAGGAATGGATTGCAAAAACCAAAAGGTTGATTTGGAATAGGGGGCTATTGCTTTGGTGGTACTGCCTCTGGGTAAGAAAGAGTGAGTTTCACCACTCTCTCAGCATTGATACCGATGCTATGATTGGCATGAGTCAAAAACAGCGAGACGACTACCTCAATGAATTGGATAGGCGTCGACAAATCGCTCATGAAGGAGACCCTTAGCTTACAGTTTAAACCAGGAAAATTTAACTAAGGAGGTGTCTGACGATGATGCCTGAAATAGTGCAGAATGCATGTATAAGCGATGGAAACAATGGTCTAATATTAGTTCAACCAGGAGACAGGGTAGCACTTCTTCCCACTCTTTTTGAAAGACGAGAGGGCAGATGCGACATATACAGAGCTAAGGATGATTTCATGCTCTTGAGAGAGTGGCTAGGTGAAGACCCATTTACTATCTCATGGATAGGCAAGTGGCCATGTGGCAAAATCGTGTTGTATCTTAATGGGACAAAAGTAAATGAGCCAGAAGTAGATGCCAAGAACTTCTATAGAGATGATCCACGTTTAGAAAAAAGAGGGGAAAATTAAAAAATGGGGAGATGACCTTATCTCCCCTTTTCCTAAAAGTATTTGTTAAACTTACTAAATAAAACCACTAAAAACACCTATGCGCGAAAAATTTAAAGACATTAGTCAATCTCCAGAGGACCAAGAAAAAAAATTAGCCCAGGAGAATTTTAATAATTGGAATGAAGCTCTTTTGACTGGCGATCCCAAGAAAGTGGCGGCCCTATATTATGAAGATACTACTTTCCTGCCAACGCTTTCAGAAGAATTTAAAATTGGGCAAAAAGGCACGGAAGAATATTTTAAACATTTTCTGGAAAAAAATCCTTCCGGAGAAATCATTAAAGATGAAGTCCAGACTATTTCACCTGACAATTATATCCACTCGGGTATGTATAATTTTGAAGTTGGCCCAGAAGGCAAAAGAGAAACAGTGGAAGCCAGATTTACTTTTGTTTGGCAAAAAGACAAAAGTGGAGAATGGAAAATAATTCACCACCATTCATCAGTTAAACCAAAAAGTTAAAAATTAAATTGCTTTATTATTTTATGAACCAAAATTCAAAATCTCCCATTCAAAACTTTTCTGGCTTAGGCATTGCGCCTACTCTTATGGAAACACTGGCCAGATTAAATTATAAAATTCCCACTCCTATCCAGCGCCAAGCCATTCCTATTGCCTTGCAAGGTAAAGATCTGGTTGGCGTGGCCCAAACAGGCACAGGCAAGACTCTGGCTTTTGGCCTGCCCATGATCCAGCGCCTCAATCAAGTTAACGGCCAAGGACTAGTTGTTTTACCTACACGCGAGCTGGCAGTCCAGGTTGATGAAGCCTTGCGCAAAGTTGGCACAAAATCTGGCTTGCGCACAGCTGTCCTTATTGGCGGTACTCCAATTTATGCGCAAATCCAAGCCATCAAACGTAGCCCGCATATTATTATTGCCACACCAGGCCGACTCAATGATCATTTACAGCAAAGAACATTAAATTTTAAAAACGTTAAGATTGTAGTGCTTGATGAAGCTGATCGCATGCTGGATATGGGCTTTGCCCCGCAAATTAAAAAAATCTTTCAGGAACTGCCAGCGAATAGGCAGACAATGCTTTTTTCAGCAACAATACCACAAGAAATCATGAAAATGGCTACAACCTACCTTAAGCTGCCAATCAGAATAGAAGTTGCGCCTACTGGTACAACCGCTGAAAATGTGAGTCAGGAAATTTTTATTATTCCTAAAGATGCGAAAACCCGTTTGGTAGATAAACTTTTAGAACAATATTTAGGTCCCACTCTTATTTTCACCAGGACAAAACACGGAGCAAAAAAACTCACTCGTTCAATTCGTGATATGGGGCATACAGCTGCCGAGATTCATTCTAACCGCTCTTTAGGTCAACGTCGCGATGCCTTACAGGGCTTTAAAACAGGTAAATATCGTGTTTTAGTCGCCACTGATATAGCGTCCAGAGGCATTGATGTGACTGGCATTGAACTGGTGATTAATTTTGATTTACCAACTCAGACTGAAGATTATGTGCACAGAATCGGACGTACTGCCCGAGCCGGTGCGAGTGGCCATGCAATATCTTTAGCTACACCAGATCAGCGCCGAGAATTAAGATCTATTGAACGCTTGATTAAAAAAAATCTGCCAATTTCTCCAGTACCAGTGCTTCCACCAGCCCGCCAACCAAAATTTCATCCAGAAGAAGAGCATGGTTCAGCCAGATGGCAAAAACCCCAAGGCTCAAATTTTGGTCGCCGCCGACGTCCGTTTGGCCAACAGCGACAAGGAAATAGACGCAGACCAGGAAGATATCGCAATAACTAAAACTATTCATTTATAAAATGTACTATCTTTATATTCTTAAATGCGCTGACAAAACTTTGTACACTGGCATTACTCTTGATTTAGCGCGCAGAATAAAAGAACATAATTTCTCTAAACTCGGCGCTAAATATACTCGCGCTCGCAGGCCAGTTGAGCTGGTCTATTCAAAAAAATTCCGCAGTCGCTCCACTGCTTCTCGGGCAGAAGCAAAACTAAAAAATCTGACCAGGGCTGAAAAACTTAAAATTATTGCCAAGAATTAATTTTTTCAATATGGATTTAATTTCATTATTTACTTCAATTCGTGATATCCCTTATAAAATCCCTTTGCAATGGAACGAGGAAAATAATTGTTGCAGTGGCAAACACGAAAAATTACTTAACTTACTGACAGAAAATAGCTACGAAGCCAGATATCGTGTTTGCGTTTTTTTATGGAGCGAACTGAATCTTCCTGCTGAATTAAAAAAGATTCCTCACGACGATGACTGTACCCATTCTTACTTAGAAATAAAAATAGATGGAAACTGGAAAATCTTAGATGCCACTTGGGATAAGGGTTTAAAAAACTTATTCCATATTAATGAATGGGACGGAAAGTCCGATACAGAAATTGCGGTAAAACCCACTAAAATTTTCACGCCACAGAAAAGTTTAGAAATTGTAAATAATCAAAGTAAAGAAGTCATCAATAAAGATTTAAAAATTAATGGTAAATTCTACAAAGGTTTTAATGAGTGGCTAGCTAAAAATAGAATATAAAAATTTATGGAAAACTTTGAAAATAATTTTCAATCTCCCATGCCAGAAGTTAAAAAATCCGAGAAATTAACCAGAGAAGATGTCATTGGCAGGATCAAAAAGAATGAAAACTTAGAAAATTGTAATTTGCTGGGACTTGATTTATCAGGTTTAAATTTTGAAGGCAAAAATTTTCGTGGGTCTGATATTCGAGGCGTAAATTTATATGATCAAACGAAAAAAGAAGGCGCCAACATCAAAAACGCTGATTTTACAGACACTGTTATTTCTGATTATTCCCTAGACACTATTTTTGCCCGCGTTAATGCCGAGGGAGCAACTTTTGGTTTTACGGAAAATTTAGATGTCAAAAGAAAACGCCAACGTGAAGCCGGTAAAATACCACAACCAGAGGACTTTAGTGGTTTTTTTAATTTTGTCGGCACTGCTGGTAATTTTAAAAAAACCAAATGGCTAAATGCTGATTTTGGCGGCGGCTCAGGTTGTGAAGCACTATTCCCAATGGCGGATTTAAGCGAAGCAGAAATATCGTGCTGTGATTTAAATCAAATTGATTTTTCCGAAACAAAAATTGATAAGATCAAAATTATTGACCCAGTTACGCTTGAAGGAATGCAAATAGCCGCCAGCCAAATTGAAACCATAGTTCAATCAATCCAATTAACAAATAAAGCAGCCCAAGCTGAATTTCTAAAAGAAGTAAAAGAAAAAGGGCCACAAAAAGCACTAGAAGATTTTTTTGAAATAGCGGTTATAGAAATTAAAGATTAACTATTAGACGAATTATGGAGCAACAAAAAACATTTGAAAACTACTTAATTTCTATCTAAATATGAAAAAAGAGAATGGAAAAATTATTGATGCCGGTTCCCGATTTGAAGAAGCAAGGAAAAAAGCAGATGTTAAAAAAGTGGCAGAAATACTAAAAGAAAATCTTCAAAAAGATAGCCTTGAAGTTATTGATCCCAATGAATTTTTTGATGCAATACAACAAGTAAAAGAAGCCCCTTTAATGCCTTTTATTCTTGCGGCTAAAAATTGTGTTGCGAGAGTAAGGCCAAATCTTTTGAGAGATGAAGATATAAATTTAGATAATCTTGAAGAAAAAATTAATAAAATTTATGGCAAAAATGGAGAAGAAGAAACCGAATTGATATTATATTCTCTTAAACAAATTTTAAAGCATGTGGTTTATTTTTTAGAAACCAACCCTGATGAAGAAGAGCTGGACAACACAATTAAATCTTTAAAAATACTATTATCCGGTAAATGGTACGATCAAAAATAGTTATATTTATTTTGAAATATTTAGGCACCTATTTACTGCTATTTTTTTCAAATTATCAAGACAAATTAATCATTGACATTCTCTCAAATTTACCCTATAATAGCTATATAATCCCACTTGTTAGGGATTTTTAGTTTAGAGAAATACGTAATATGAAATAGGTAATAAGGATTGGATAAATTTATAAATTAATATTCCTATCCATATTACATATTACTTATTTCTTATTACCCAATTTACGCCGCCATCGTCTAGTGGTTAGGACACCAGGTTTTCATCCTGGTAACAGGGGTCCGATTCCCCTTGGCGGTATTAGTTTAAAGAACAACCAAATTTTAGGTTGTTTTTTTAATTAAGATCCAAAGAATCTTGACATTTTTAAAAATATCTGCTAATCTTAATTATTCAAACTTAAAAAAGGAGGTGATAATCTTGCTTTTGCCCAAAGATGATAAGCCCGTAGTGTTTGAGTGCCAGGTTTGCCATGATAAATTTAGTTCCTCACTCGAGGCATTACAGTGCCCTGAAATTCATGGCTATCCTAAAGAAGCTTTTAAGCTCAATGACAAAGTAGAAGTAATAGGAGGCAAAGATAAGGGTTTTGTAGGTGTAATCTCTAATATCAACTATGCAAAACCTGGTAATCTTAATAGAGAACCGCATTCGGTCCTATACACGATTAGGGGTAATGAAACAATAAATAATCATAAGGTAAATTCCGATAACCGCATTGTTTTTGGGCACGCTACTGCCAGAGCAGGAGAAATAAAACTATGCGACTAAGCCGATCTTTAAATCCAATGAGATCGGCTTTTTACTTGCTAATTTTAGGATATTTGCTATAATTCAAATAAGAAATCTATTTATTTGTCAGCGCCGGCCGGTCAAATCAGATCGGCTTTTCGTATTGACAAATTCATTTATTTATGCTATTATATAGACTATGCAAAACTATATAATCCTAATTCAAAATTTACCCCCAATTCCTATGATTTTTAGACAATTTAATCTAAAATTTCTTAAGATTTCCCATAATCTATTAGAAAAATCAATCGTATTCTTGCTAATTTTAGCAATAATCTGGCAATTTGCCTTCCCAAGGCTAACTTCTGAGGCTCAAACCTTAGATGCAAAATCACTTGCTGAGGTTAAACAAGCTGAATTTCAGCAAAAATTAGGCCAACTAGTCAGAACAGTAAATGTGCCAGTCACAGCTTATAATAGTTTACCAGGTCAAACTGACTCAACTCCCTGTTTAACAGCTAATGACTTTGATTTATGCGCAAATAACCAACAAAATGTGATTGCTGCTAATTTCTTGCCATTTGGCACAAAAGTTAGATTCCCTGATTATGATCCTAATACTATTTATACTGTCCAAGACAGAATGAATGCGCGCTATTCATATCGCGCTGATATCTGGATGAAAGACATAGCACTCGCAAGACAATTTGGTATAAAAACCTTAAAGATGGAAATTTACAAATAACTCTGTCTCTGCTCTTAACAAAAAAACTCCGCGTCATTAAATGAGCGGGTTTTTTTGTTGAAGCTAAATGAATGTTTCCCCAGTTTTGACTTATTAACAGCTGATTTTTTGTTTTCGTGTTATAATTAACTTAATAAATGATTAACAAATTATGAAATTGATTAGCTTTAAGGTTTATTTGTTAACCAAAGCTTTTAAAGGAAAAAGTCTCTTGGTTTTAATTTTTGCAATTTTTGTTGCAATTTTTTGTTTGCCTAAAATTTCATCCTGGGCATATTTTGATTTAAATACCAATGACTATTTCCGGCAAATCCAAAAAGTTGTTAGTTTTGACACAAAAGATAAGCCTGAAATATTAAGGCTTTATGTTACTGCCTATGCGAGTGTGTCTGAACTGACTGATAACACGCCCTGCATCTCTGCCAGCGGGTATGATTTATGCAAACATAATGTGGAAAATGTTGTAGCTGCTAATTTCTTGCCATTTGGCGCAAAAGTAAAATTTCCAGACCTGGATCCTGACAAAGTATATACTGTTGTTGATCGGATGCATGAACGCTATAATAGCCGCCTGGATATTTGGATGAACTCAATTGAAAAAGCTAAAAAATTCGGCTTAAAAAAATTAACAGTTGAGATTTATAAAGATTAAATTCATGACCTTAATTGACCGCCTCCTTACTAAAAGATATAACTCGTTAAAAATAATGGTTCTTGGAATCGTTATTTTTTTTATAATTATAATTGATATCTTTACAGTATTTTATTTTCACAAATCAATCAGCAATGCGATTTTTGATGTTTTGGCAAGTTTAATTTTGACCAGCTTTCTGATGGCGTTAGTTTTTTACATTATAGACAAAAAAGAAAAACAGCAAACAGCCCAAATTGAACAGCTAACCGAAGCCTACCAGTATATTGGGCAAATTAATAGAAAAATTGATGCCTTGTTAGAACTGGACATTGCTTCTTTGGATCAATCAGCCCACCGGCCCATTCATGAAACTGCTTCTGGCATTTTTAAACAATTAATCACCCTGCTTGGAGCTAAAGCAGGTTTTTTACATCTTAATCCGCCGCTGGAATTTAAAATATATATAGATCAACAAAAAAATTCTGAGGTAAAAAACGCTTTGGAAATTTTAGCCCGCACTGGTGCTAAAGAATTTAGACATAGCCAGGGGGCAGCCAACGAATTATTTTTTAAGGAACTCGGCTTAACCGAAAATCTGCTGAAAAAATATGATTTTGTCATTAAGCCGGTTTATATGCACAAGCGGGATATTGGCATTATGTTATTATTATTTAAAAAAAATCAGCCGTTGGAAGATCGCGATTTAAATATTATCCGCGTTTTTTCTTTTTATCTGGCTTTGAATGCCACTTTTAAGCCCGACTTTTCATCTTCTCAGACTTGAAAAAACTCTTTAAAAATGTTAAGCTAAAGAAAACTTACCCAGGGTAAGTTTTTATAATCTCGGCCAGATAGCTCGTCTCGGCTGGGCAGACAAGCTTTTCTGTTATTATAAAATTACATCCGAGCCGAAGCCGGGTAAGGCAGAGGTCTGCCGGCCTCCGCAAATTAAAATTATGGCCTGATAGCCAAGTAGTAAGGCAAGGGTCTGCCTGCCTTCGCAAATTATGGTCTGGTAGCCAAGCAGTAAGGCAGAGGTCTGCAAAACCTCTATACATGGGTGCAATTCCCATCCAGACCTAAAGACGTTGTTTGCTACGGCAGGTCAAAATCTAAGGTCCTCCGTAGCTCTTAGAGCGTAGGAGGACAAAACCCTTATGCGTGGGTGCAACTCCCACTCAGGCCTCCATGTAAATTTGCTTCGGCCAGTCAATATCTATTTAGATCCTCCGAAGCTCCGTAGGAGCGAAGGCGGACAAAACCTCTATGCAGAGTGCCTGCCCTCCATAGTTTTAACGAAGGAGGGCAACTCCCACTCAGGCCTAAAGCGTTAAATATTTTTGGTAGCTCATCTGGGCTAAGATAACTTTTATAAAGTTATTATGACGGAAAAATTTGTTCTCAAAGAACAACCTCAAGAAAGCATTATTACCAGAGATAAAATTGAAGCCCCGCCTAATTTTGTCAGTGTTTTTCATGAGACAAAAATCGAATTTCTGCCACCGATTAATCAAACCGGCTTAAAAGCCAGGATTGAATCAAAAGGCAAGGGCAGGAATGAAGAAATGAAGAAAAGGAATAAATTGATAGACCAGTATCTCCCGGAAAATTTAAAAAAACTAGGCCTAAGCCGCAATAATATCTACGCCTATCCCTTTTTGGAGCGTGGCCATGGCCTGCTTGGCGCAGATAGAAGATTTATAAAAAAAGGTGACTTTGCTATTGGACAGGAATTTACAGCTTTTTCAGAAGGTGCGCGATATATATTAAAAGAAATGGGCGTAAAAACACTGGCAGAATACAAAGCAAAAGTTAACGATCCTGTTTATCTAAAGAATAAATATCCGGGTGAAGTCCTGGAAATAAAAGTTGACCCGGAAAAATGCTATGTGGGTGACTTGGAGTATATTGTCAGAATACAAGACTTAATGGATCGCGGCTGGACCAGAGAAGATGCAGGAGAAGAGCAGGCTAAATATTACTGGCAGAAATTAATTACGCTCAAAGATTTTTTAAAATGGTACAGAGAACCTGAATGGGCTGAAGATAACAATAATATTAAAAATGCCGAAGATTTTAAAGAAGAGATTTATTCTGCTTCAGATTACCATTTACTAAAAGGCGCGCCAGATAATTTGCCGGAAACAATCTATCATCCTGAGATTTTAATTCCCGCTGACATTCCCCAAAAACATATTAAATTAGTTCAATAAGCATGCGCCCAAAATTTATTTCTTAGAAATAAAAAAACGCCTAGATTTTTTTCTAGGCGTTTTTTAAAATTTAATTCATTTTTTTCACCTCTTTCATTAAAAAATTCCCAATATATTTATGGATTGGCACGCCCGTAACTCTTTCGTGTATAAATAAACTGCAGGCCGTATTAATTTCATTTAAAATAAAATTGCCCCTTTTATCCTCAAAAAAATCAATAAAGTTAACTTGGGCTTTAAATGCTCTGGCTGTCTTTTCCGCCAGTTTTTTTAATTTATCGCTTTCGGGAATGTATTTTTTTATCTTAGGGTTAAGGCAAACACTGCATTTCCAGCTCTGATTTGGCATATCATAAGTATAAGCATTATCTAGTGCCTTATAATCAATTACAATAACCCTGATTAACTTTGTGTATTCAATAAATTCCTGAACCTGGATATTCTCGCCAGGCACAATATTAACCTTTTCAAGCAATTCTTTTTCAGTAATATTAGAATCAATTTTTTGACAAAAAACACCTTGTCCCTGGCTATGGATTGGTTTTAAAACTAAAACTTTGTATTTGGCTAACAGCTTTTTTATTGTTTCTAAATCTTCTCTTTTGACCTTGCGCGTTCTGGCTGCGGGAATATTATTTTTTGCCGCCCAGGCATTAGCTTTATACTTATTACTAGTAAGTTCTAAAGTTTTAACAGAATTAATAATTTTAAAACCCATGGCTTCAATTTCAGCTAATTTTTTATTGGTAATCCTACCGGCTGTGCGGGAATGAATTAACGTATTGCCTGGCATTAAATTGTATTTTTTGATAACTTGCTTTAATTCCCCGCGACGGGCAATATAACAATTAAACCCCTGCCTTATTATATGCTCCTGAATCTTGAACGCATATTTAAAACCCCTTTTTGTCCTGACAATAATTATATTCATGATTTTTAAAATAAATTTTTATAAATCGTCTTAACTATCTGCAAATATTTAGGCTTTAATTGCCCATTACTTTGTAAAATATTTCTCTTAAACAAAGCGTGCGTAATACGAGCCAAACGGCTCCATTTTTTTATTATAGTTTTCTTTTTAGGCACTCCATCAACTAAAATAAAATCATTATCGCTTTTTAAATCATCGTAAAAGATTGCCTCTTTTTTAAAAATAATCGTTTTATTTTTAGGGTTAAAATTATAAACTCCGACTTCCAGTTCGTTTTTTACAATTAAATCGTAATCTTTGGTATTGGATAAAACAAGGTGACTGCCAGAAATTGGCTTTTGATACATTTTATTTAATTGGCTTACATTAATCTTATAAGGAATATCCAAAAATTCTAAAAAATGAAAAAAATCCATGGGAATAATTTTATATTTCAAATGAATCATGGATAAAATGGGAAACGCCCCAGTATAACGCGCATTACATTCAACCAGATAAACTTTATTGGCTTTTTGATTAACAATCAAGTCAATGCCAAAAATTCCTTTATAGCCTTGCTTGTACATATGCTTGCCCAATCCTTGAGCAATCACTTGTGATTGTTTAACAATTTTGGCATTTAATTCTGACCCAAAAACATGGCCGCAAAAAAGCCCGTTGCCTTTCTTGGGAGAAATCACTTGAGGTATATCAATAATCTGCCTTTGAATTTTAGAAACCAAAGTCCCGTACTTAGTAGCGCAACAAGCCACGCTACAGCTTAAACCAGTAATAAATCTTGTAACATTCACTAGAGTTAAAACCTTGCCATGGAATTTCCCTTCTTTAATCTGGGCTTTAAATTTTTTAAACTCTTTCTCATTTTTTATAAATAAAGTCCCTTTGCCGCCGCCTAGCATAAAATCTGGAAGTTGAATTACAAATTTAGGGCCATATTTTTTTCTGAAAAATTTATAATCTTTACTATAAAATTCTGAGAATTCAAAAATATTGCCCGCAATCGGTTTTATTCCTACCTTATCCATAACTTTTCTAAAACTCGCCTTGTTTTCAAAAATTTTATTTACCTTTGACTTATTGGCGATTATTTCTACGCCTAACGGCCTGACAGCATTTTGGATATTATTATTAGATCTGTATAAAAATAAAATTTTCTTTCCTTCAAAGTTAGCGATATAATTCCTCACTGTTTTATTGCGTAAAAGATTATTGGCGTTTGAAAACTTTAATTTTATATTGGGCTTTCTTTTTTTTAAACAAAAAATGTCAGCATATTTTTCCAGAACTTTATTATCCTTTGAATCTTTAAAAGTAATGACTTTAAAATTTTTTAAAAAAAGCCCAGGGAAAAAACGCATAAAGGCAGTCACGCCCACGCCAAAAACAGTCGCTTTGGGATTTAATTTTTTCTCTAAAAATCTGGAGAAATCTTGATAAGTTTTTATATTTAACATGTCTTTATTTTAACAAAAAATATGCCTTTTTAAAAGCAGAAAAAAGTGATAGAATGAAGATGTTACAAATATACA comes from the Patescibacteria group bacterium genome and includes:
- a CDS encoding ATP-grasp domain-containing protein, with protein sequence MLNIKTYQDFSRFLEKKLNPKATVFGVGVTAFMRFFPGLFLKNFKVITFKDSKDNKVLEKYADIFCLKKRKPNIKLKFSNANNLLRNKTVRNYIANFEGKKILFLYRSNNNIQNAVRPLGVEIIANKSKVNKIFENKASFRKVMDKVGIKPIAGNIFEFSEFYSKDYKFFRKKYGPKFVIQLPDFMLGGGKGTLFIKNEKEFKKFKAQIKEGKFHGKVLTLVNVTRFITGLSCSVACCATKYGTLVSKIQRQIIDIPQVISPKKGNGLFCGHVFGSELNAKIVKQSQVIAQGLGKHMYKQGYKGIFGIDLIVNQKANKVYLVECNARYTGAFPILSMIHLKYKIIPMDFFHFLEFLDIPYKINVSQLNKMYQKPISGSHLVLSNTKDYDLIVKNELEVGVYNFNPKNKTIIFKKEAIFYDDLKSDNDFILVDGVPKKKTIIKKWSRLARITHALFKRNILQSNGQLKPKYLQIVKTIYKNLF
- a CDS encoding pentapeptide repeat-containing protein, whose product is MENFENNFQSPMPEVKKSEKLTREDVIGRIKKNENLENCNLLGLDLSGLNFEGKNFRGSDIRGVNLYDQTKKEGANIKNADFTDTVISDYSLDTIFARVNAEGATFGFTENLDVKRKRQREAGKIPQPEDFSGFFNFVGTAGNFKKTKWLNADFGGGSGCEALFPMADLSEAEISCCDLNQIDFSETKIDKIKIIDPVTLEGMQIAASQIETIVQSIQLTNKAAQAEFLKEVKEKGPQKALEDFFEIAVIEIKD
- a CDS encoding DEAD/DEAH box helicase → MNQNSKSPIQNFSGLGIAPTLMETLARLNYKIPTPIQRQAIPIALQGKDLVGVAQTGTGKTLAFGLPMIQRLNQVNGQGLVVLPTRELAVQVDEALRKVGTKSGLRTAVLIGGTPIYAQIQAIKRSPHIIIATPGRLNDHLQQRTLNFKNVKIVVLDEADRMLDMGFAPQIKKIFQELPANRQTMLFSATIPQEIMKMATTYLKLPIRIEVAPTGTTAENVSQEIFIIPKDAKTRLVDKLLEQYLGPTLIFTRTKHGAKKLTRSIRDMGHTAAEIHSNRSLGQRRDALQGFKTGKYRVLVATDIASRGIDVTGIELVINFDLPTQTEDYVHRIGRTARAGASGHAISLATPDQRRELRSIERLIKKNLPISPVPVLPPARQPKFHPEEEHGSARWQKPQGSNFGRRRRPFGQQRQGNRRRPGRYRNN
- a CDS encoding SgcJ/EcaC family oxidoreductase gives rise to the protein MREKFKDISQSPEDQEKKLAQENFNNWNEALLTGDPKKVAALYYEDTTFLPTLSEEFKIGQKGTEEYFKHFLEKNPSGEIIKDEVQTISPDNYIHSGMYNFEVGPEGKRETVEARFTFVWQKDKSGEWKIIHHHSSVKPKS
- a CDS encoding GIY-YIG nuclease family protein, which encodes MYYLYILKCADKTLYTGITLDLARRIKEHNFSKLGAKYTRARRPVELVYSKKFRSRSTASRAEAKLKNLTRAEKLKIIAKN
- a CDS encoding GNAT family N-acetyltransferase, with protein sequence MNIIQESSKCSGIKLKIQNKQGKEIGRAFLYVMYNDLHLQPFGLIEDVFIVKKMRGHGHGKALVKQVIELAKEKGCYKLIATSRHSRSKVHKLYIKLGFHDQGTEFRFDF
- a CDS encoding KOW motif-containing protein, which produces MTFLKISANLNYSNLKKEVIILLLPKDDKPVVFECQVCHDKFSSSLEALQCPEIHGYPKEAFKLNDKVEVIGGKDKGFVGVISNINYAKPGNLNREPHSVLYTIRGNETINNHKVNSDNRIVFGHATARAGEIKLCD
- the tsaD gene encoding tRNA (adenosine(37)-N6)-threonylcarbamoyltransferase complex transferase subunit TsaD, with amino-acid sequence MKILAIETSCDETSVAILEIKSQNFKVQANLVSSQINIHKKYGGVVPEVAARKHLENILPLLEKALAQAKVTSNDIEAIGVVYGPGLITSLIVGIETAKTLSLVWQKPLIPVNHIKAHILANLIEGKQGKFRKILFPALCLVVSGGHTSLVLLKDLNNFKTVGQTRDDAVGEAFDKVAKILGLGYPGGPIIAEKAENADKEYFKLPRPMINSKDFDFSFSGLKTAVREAWGKERFRDKEAIRGMCAAFQQACLDVLIAKTLKAAREFKVKTILLGGGVSANKELRKQMALAVKNLGKVEFFQPDLHLTTDNALMVAIAAYFGYKEGKGGFKNGWEKITVDPNLEL